A window from Ictalurus furcatus strain D&B chromosome 16, Billie_1.0, whole genome shotgun sequence encodes these proteins:
- the rilpl1 gene encoding RILP-like protein 1 isoform X2 — translation MEGFGSALEKNVADLTVMDVYDIAAVVGQEFERIIDQYGCEALARLMPKVVRVLEILEVLVSRNSISPETEELRLELDKLRLERLDRLEKEKKHKKELELVEDVWRGEAQDLLSQIAQLQQENKTLLNNLSLKDCPMTEEDVQRQEGMSERERQVMKKLKEVVDKQRDEIRAKDRELTLKNEDIEALQQQQNRLMKINHDLRHKITVVEAQGKALIEQKVELEAFAQARQQELTSLRQEVARLRERLQGEKKSPETEERPAPPSPAQNLLSKPVLSRDPPLSLAPHNHQVLTDEDEAGVEDEDDVEDEEEEAVLLWEALCEEEVAFDPKDPNRPRFTLQELRDVLHERNELKAKVFMLQEEIAYYKSEEQEDDAHPPTPDPSPTLQPRSRTGAQPESGIKRLIFTAIMPMVAAGLIADDPTLQPIRRLVSLV, via the exons ATGGAAGGTTTTGGATCGGCGCTGGAGAAAAACGTGGCGGATTTAACCGTGATGGACGTGTACGACATAGCGGCTGTGGTGGGCCAGGAGTTTGAGCGGATTATAGATCAGTACGGCTGTGAAGCGTTGGCGCGACTCATGCCCAAAGTTGTGCGGGTTTTGGAGATCCTGGAGGTGCTGGTGAGCCGCAACAGCATCAGTCCGGAGACCGAGGAGCTGCGGCTGGAGCTGGATAAACTCCGCCTGGAGAGACTGGACCGcctggaaaaggaaaagaaacacaaaaag GAGCTGGAGCTGGTCGAGGATGTGTGGCGAGGGGAAGCCCAAGACTTGTTGTCGCAGATTGCCCAGCTGCAACAGGAAAATAAGACCCTCCTCAACAACCTGTCACTCAAGGACTGCCCAATGACCGAGGAGGATGTTCAGAGACAGGAAG GTATGTCAGAAAGGGAGAGGCAAGTGATGAAAAAGCTAAAGGAGGTGGTGGATAAACAGAGGGATGAGATTCGCGCCAAGGATCGAGAACTGACGCTGAAGAATGAAGACATTGAAGCA ctgcagcagcagcagaaccgGCTGATGAAGATTAACCACGACCTGAGGCATAAGATCACAGTGGTGGAGGCGCAGGGCAAGGCTCTGATCGAGCAGAAGGTGGAGCTTGAGGCGTTCGCCCAGGCCAGGCAGCAGGAGCTGACTAGCCTGAGACAAGAGGTGGCACGACTCAGAGAGCGTCTTCAGGGAGAGAAGAAAAGCCCTGAAACCGAGGAGCGGCCTGCTCCGCCATCACCTGCTCag AATTTACTCTCCAAGCCCGTGCTATCACGCGATCCTCCGCTGTCCCTGGCTCCACATAACCACCAAGTGCTAACAGATGAGGATGAAGCGGGTGTGGAAGATGAGGATGAtgtggaggatgaggaggaagaggctGTGTTATTATGG GAGGCGTTGTGTGAGGAGGAAGTGGCTTTCGATCCGAAAGATCCAAACCGACCACGCTTCACTCTGCAAGAGCTGCGAGATGTCCTGCATGAGAGAAATGAGTTGAAGGCCAAAGTGTTCATGCTGCAAGAGGAAATTGCATATTACAAAAG TGAAGAGCAGGAAGATGATGCACACCCGCCCACTCCGGACCCTTCGCCCACGCTCCAGCCCCGCTCCCGAACCGGCGCCCAGCCAGAGTCCGGCATAAAGCGCTT GATCTTCACAGCCATTATGCCGATGGTGGCGGCTGGCTTGATTGCAGATGACCCCACTTTACAGCCAATCAGACGACTTGTTTCTCTT GTTTAG
- the rilpl1 gene encoding RILP-like protein 1 isoform X1, with protein sequence MEGFGSALEKNVADLTVMDVYDIAAVVGQEFERIIDQYGCEALARLMPKVVRVLEILEVLVSRNSISPETEELRLELDKLRLERLDRLEKEKKHKKELELVEDVWRGEAQDLLSQIAQLQQENKTLLNNLSLKDCPMTEEDVQRQEGMSERERQVMKKLKEVVDKQRDEIRAKDRELTLKNEDIEALQQQQNRLMKINHDLRHKITVVEAQGKALIEQKVELEAFAQARQQELTSLRQEVARLRERLQGEKKSPETEERPAPPSPAQNLLSKPVLSRDPPLSLAPHNHQVLTDEDEAGVEDEDDVEDEEEEAVLLWEALCEEEVAFDPKDPNRPRFTLQELRDVLHERNELKAKVFMLQEEIAYYKSEEQEDDAHPPTPDPSPTLQPRSRTGAQPESGIKRLFSFFSRDKRRSSQRGMAQFDDSYSPWSRKDDVYTEQAQEALQHM encoded by the exons ATGGAAGGTTTTGGATCGGCGCTGGAGAAAAACGTGGCGGATTTAACCGTGATGGACGTGTACGACATAGCGGCTGTGGTGGGCCAGGAGTTTGAGCGGATTATAGATCAGTACGGCTGTGAAGCGTTGGCGCGACTCATGCCCAAAGTTGTGCGGGTTTTGGAGATCCTGGAGGTGCTGGTGAGCCGCAACAGCATCAGTCCGGAGACCGAGGAGCTGCGGCTGGAGCTGGATAAACTCCGCCTGGAGAGACTGGACCGcctggaaaaggaaaagaaacacaaaaag GAGCTGGAGCTGGTCGAGGATGTGTGGCGAGGGGAAGCCCAAGACTTGTTGTCGCAGATTGCCCAGCTGCAACAGGAAAATAAGACCCTCCTCAACAACCTGTCACTCAAGGACTGCCCAATGACCGAGGAGGATGTTCAGAGACAGGAAG GTATGTCAGAAAGGGAGAGGCAAGTGATGAAAAAGCTAAAGGAGGTGGTGGATAAACAGAGGGATGAGATTCGCGCCAAGGATCGAGAACTGACGCTGAAGAATGAAGACATTGAAGCA ctgcagcagcagcagaaccgGCTGATGAAGATTAACCACGACCTGAGGCATAAGATCACAGTGGTGGAGGCGCAGGGCAAGGCTCTGATCGAGCAGAAGGTGGAGCTTGAGGCGTTCGCCCAGGCCAGGCAGCAGGAGCTGACTAGCCTGAGACAAGAGGTGGCACGACTCAGAGAGCGTCTTCAGGGAGAGAAGAAAAGCCCTGAAACCGAGGAGCGGCCTGCTCCGCCATCACCTGCTCag AATTTACTCTCCAAGCCCGTGCTATCACGCGATCCTCCGCTGTCCCTGGCTCCACATAACCACCAAGTGCTAACAGATGAGGATGAAGCGGGTGTGGAAGATGAGGATGAtgtggaggatgaggaggaagaggctGTGTTATTATGG GAGGCGTTGTGTGAGGAGGAAGTGGCTTTCGATCCGAAAGATCCAAACCGACCACGCTTCACTCTGCAAGAGCTGCGAGATGTCCTGCATGAGAGAAATGAGTTGAAGGCCAAAGTGTTCATGCTGCAAGAGGAAATTGCATATTACAAAAG TGAAGAGCAGGAAGATGATGCACACCCGCCCACTCCGGACCCTTCGCCCACGCTCCAGCCCCGCTCCCGAACCGGCGCCCAGCCAGAGTCCGGCATAAAGCGCTT GTTTAGCTTCTTCTCCCGGGACAAGAGGCGCAGCTCGCAGAGGGGCATGGCGCAGTTTGACGACAGCTATAGCCCGTGGTCCCGCAAAGACGACGTCTATACAGAGCAAGCCCAGGAAGCTTTACAGCACATGTAA
- the rilpl1 gene encoding RILP-like protein 1 isoform X4, whose protein sequence is MEGFGSALEKNVADLTVMDVYDIAAVVGQEFERIIDQYGCEALARLMPKVVRVLEILEVLVSRNSISPETEELRLELDKLRLERLDRLEKEKKHKKELELVEDVWRGEAQDLLSQIAQLQQENKTLLNNLSLKDCPMTEEDVQRQEGMSERERQVMKKLKEVVDKQRDEIRAKDRELTLKNEDIEALQQQQNRLMKINHDLRHKITVVEAQGKALIEQKVELEAFAQARQQELTSLRQEVARLRERLQGEKKSPETEERPAPPSPAQEALCEEEVAFDPKDPNRPRFTLQELRDVLHERNELKAKVFMLQEEIAYYKSEEQEDDAHPPTPDPSPTLQPRSRTGAQPESGIKRLIFTAIMPMVAAGLIADDPTLQPIRRLVSLV, encoded by the exons ATGGAAGGTTTTGGATCGGCGCTGGAGAAAAACGTGGCGGATTTAACCGTGATGGACGTGTACGACATAGCGGCTGTGGTGGGCCAGGAGTTTGAGCGGATTATAGATCAGTACGGCTGTGAAGCGTTGGCGCGACTCATGCCCAAAGTTGTGCGGGTTTTGGAGATCCTGGAGGTGCTGGTGAGCCGCAACAGCATCAGTCCGGAGACCGAGGAGCTGCGGCTGGAGCTGGATAAACTCCGCCTGGAGAGACTGGACCGcctggaaaaggaaaagaaacacaaaaag GAGCTGGAGCTGGTCGAGGATGTGTGGCGAGGGGAAGCCCAAGACTTGTTGTCGCAGATTGCCCAGCTGCAACAGGAAAATAAGACCCTCCTCAACAACCTGTCACTCAAGGACTGCCCAATGACCGAGGAGGATGTTCAGAGACAGGAAG GTATGTCAGAAAGGGAGAGGCAAGTGATGAAAAAGCTAAAGGAGGTGGTGGATAAACAGAGGGATGAGATTCGCGCCAAGGATCGAGAACTGACGCTGAAGAATGAAGACATTGAAGCA ctgcagcagcagcagaaccgGCTGATGAAGATTAACCACGACCTGAGGCATAAGATCACAGTGGTGGAGGCGCAGGGCAAGGCTCTGATCGAGCAGAAGGTGGAGCTTGAGGCGTTCGCCCAGGCCAGGCAGCAGGAGCTGACTAGCCTGAGACAAGAGGTGGCACGACTCAGAGAGCGTCTTCAGGGAGAGAAGAAAAGCCCTGAAACCGAGGAGCGGCCTGCTCCGCCATCACCTGCTCag GAGGCGTTGTGTGAGGAGGAAGTGGCTTTCGATCCGAAAGATCCAAACCGACCACGCTTCACTCTGCAAGAGCTGCGAGATGTCCTGCATGAGAGAAATGAGTTGAAGGCCAAAGTGTTCATGCTGCAAGAGGAAATTGCATATTACAAAAG TGAAGAGCAGGAAGATGATGCACACCCGCCCACTCCGGACCCTTCGCCCACGCTCCAGCCCCGCTCCCGAACCGGCGCCCAGCCAGAGTCCGGCATAAAGCGCTT GATCTTCACAGCCATTATGCCGATGGTGGCGGCTGGCTTGATTGCAGATGACCCCACTTTACAGCCAATCAGACGACTTGTTTCTCTT GTTTAG
- the rilpl1 gene encoding RILP-like protein 1 isoform X3 translates to MEGFGSALEKNVADLTVMDVYDIAAVVGQEFERIIDQYGCEALARLMPKVVRVLEILEVLVSRNSISPETEELRLELDKLRLERLDRLEKEKKHKKELELVEDVWRGEAQDLLSQIAQLQQENKTLLNNLSLKDCPMTEEDVQRQEGMSERERQVMKKLKEVVDKQRDEIRAKDRELTLKNEDIEALQQQQNRLMKINHDLRHKITVVEAQGKALIEQKVELEAFAQARQQELTSLRQEVARLRERLQGEKKSPETEERPAPPSPAQEALCEEEVAFDPKDPNRPRFTLQELRDVLHERNELKAKVFMLQEEIAYYKSEEQEDDAHPPTPDPSPTLQPRSRTGAQPESGIKRLFSFFSRDKRRSSQRGMAQFDDSYSPWSRKDDVYTEQAQEALQHM, encoded by the exons ATGGAAGGTTTTGGATCGGCGCTGGAGAAAAACGTGGCGGATTTAACCGTGATGGACGTGTACGACATAGCGGCTGTGGTGGGCCAGGAGTTTGAGCGGATTATAGATCAGTACGGCTGTGAAGCGTTGGCGCGACTCATGCCCAAAGTTGTGCGGGTTTTGGAGATCCTGGAGGTGCTGGTGAGCCGCAACAGCATCAGTCCGGAGACCGAGGAGCTGCGGCTGGAGCTGGATAAACTCCGCCTGGAGAGACTGGACCGcctggaaaaggaaaagaaacacaaaaag GAGCTGGAGCTGGTCGAGGATGTGTGGCGAGGGGAAGCCCAAGACTTGTTGTCGCAGATTGCCCAGCTGCAACAGGAAAATAAGACCCTCCTCAACAACCTGTCACTCAAGGACTGCCCAATGACCGAGGAGGATGTTCAGAGACAGGAAG GTATGTCAGAAAGGGAGAGGCAAGTGATGAAAAAGCTAAAGGAGGTGGTGGATAAACAGAGGGATGAGATTCGCGCCAAGGATCGAGAACTGACGCTGAAGAATGAAGACATTGAAGCA ctgcagcagcagcagaaccgGCTGATGAAGATTAACCACGACCTGAGGCATAAGATCACAGTGGTGGAGGCGCAGGGCAAGGCTCTGATCGAGCAGAAGGTGGAGCTTGAGGCGTTCGCCCAGGCCAGGCAGCAGGAGCTGACTAGCCTGAGACAAGAGGTGGCACGACTCAGAGAGCGTCTTCAGGGAGAGAAGAAAAGCCCTGAAACCGAGGAGCGGCCTGCTCCGCCATCACCTGCTCag GAGGCGTTGTGTGAGGAGGAAGTGGCTTTCGATCCGAAAGATCCAAACCGACCACGCTTCACTCTGCAAGAGCTGCGAGATGTCCTGCATGAGAGAAATGAGTTGAAGGCCAAAGTGTTCATGCTGCAAGAGGAAATTGCATATTACAAAAG TGAAGAGCAGGAAGATGATGCACACCCGCCCACTCCGGACCCTTCGCCCACGCTCCAGCCCCGCTCCCGAACCGGCGCCCAGCCAGAGTCCGGCATAAAGCGCTT GTTTAGCTTCTTCTCCCGGGACAAGAGGCGCAGCTCGCAGAGGGGCATGGCGCAGTTTGACGACAGCTATAGCCCGTGGTCCCGCAAAGACGACGTCTATACAGAGCAAGCCCAGGAAGCTTTACAGCACATGTAA
- the snrnp35 gene encoding U11/U12 small nuclear ribonucleoprotein 35 kDa protein produces the protein MNEWSALAKVYDPLKAGSIDSTDLEPHDRAIWRAINAHYRPNKAVTGDPQLTLFVARLNKKTTEEDLHIVFSKFGDIRRLRLVRDAVTGFSKGYAFVEYKEERSLMRAWRDGNKMVVDQHELFVDFEQERTLQGWIPRRLGGGLGGKKESGQLRFGGRDRPFRRPINLPGAMPRPADRWRDGDGGREERQRDERRATSPGWDREHGRQRNRRDEWERGNERGGRDHHKDRRDSRRYRDRSSERESNRGKGDRRYRDSYRDSDKR, from the coding sequence ATGAATGAGTGGAGTGCTCTAGCGAAAGTCTACGACCCTCTCAAGGCTGGCAGCATCGACAGCACAGACCTCGAGCCCCATGACCGGGCCATATGGCGGGCGATAAATGCCCATTACCGGCCCAATAAAGCTGTAACAGGTGACCCTCAACTCACGCTTTTTGTCGCACGGCTCAACAAAAAGACAACCGAAGAAGACCTTCACATCGTTTTCTCCAAATTCGGTGACATCCGACGACTGCGACTCGTCCGGGACGCTGTGACTGGCTTCTCTAAGGGCTATGCCTTTGTGGAGTACAAGGAGGAGCGCTCTTTAATGCGAGCATGGAGAGACGGCAACAAGATGGTTGTAGACCAACACGAGCTGTTCGTGGACTTTGAGCAGGAGCGCACGCTGCAGGGATGGATACCGCGGCGACTCGGCGGTGGCctgggaggaaagaaagaatcgGGCCAGCTGAGGTTCGGAGGCAGGGACAGACCATTCAGGAGACCTATAAACCTGCCCGGTGCGATGCCCAGACCAGCTGACCggtggagagatggagatggagggagagaggaaagacagagagatgagagaagagcTACGTCTCCGGGCTGGGACAGAGAGCACGGGCGACAGCGGAATCGGAGGGACGAATGGGAACGAGGGAATGAGCGAGGTGGTAGGGATCACCATAAAGACAGGAGGGACTCCAGACGATACAGGGACAGGAGTAGTGAGAGAGAATCCAACCGAGGAAAGGGTGACAGGAGATATCGGGACTCATACAGAGATTCGGATAAAAGATGA
- the kmt5aa gene encoding N-lysine methyltransferase KMT5A-A, whose translation MNREILCNGHSTLHSFLSHQPSKAPHHEEISVQVIQDGKSSRIFCTQTETQKNFKRPSTVNGEIIFPTMAVNEDLQTLTHKAEEKSRPLQRMQAHFLSPAEVTPEIKNTHPACSRKAGCRKIKVRKSSRKVAESKNFNNRKVTDYYPIRRSSRKSKTELKCEQKKHLDELITKGIENGMMVKYIEGKGRGVFATQSFQKGQYVVEYHGDLLLKTDAKKREAVYAQDAATGCYMYYFQYLSKTYCVDATKETDRLGRLLNHSKNGNCQTKLHDINGIPHLILVASRDIEEGEELLYDYGDRSKASIAAHPWLKH comes from the exons gAAATCTTATGCAATGGACATTCTACACTTCACAGTTTTTTGAGCCACCAGCCCTCAAAGGCACCACATCATGAGGAGATCTCTGTCCAGGTCATCCAAGATGGGAAATCCTCAAGGATATTTTGCACACAGACCGAGACTCAAAAGAATT TCAAAAGACCCAGTACTGTAAATGGAGAGATCATTTTCCCCACAATGGCTGTGAATGAAGACCTCCAAACTTTAACACACAAAGCAGAGGAAAAGAGCAGACCGCTGCAGCGTATGCAGGCCCATTTTCTTTCACCAGCTGAAGTCACTCCAGAAATCAAAAACACTCACCCAGCCTGTTCGAGGAAGGCAGGCTGCCGTAAAATCAAAGTGAGGAAGTCTTCACGGAAAGT TGCAGAGAGCAAGAATTTCAATAATCGAAAGGTCACTGATTACTATCCCATACGGAGAAGCTCACGGAAAAGCAAAACTGAATTAAAG TGTGAACAGAAGAAACATCTAGATGAGCTGATCACAAAAGGGATAGAGAATGGAATGATg GTGAAGTACATAGAAGGAAAGGGAAGAGGAGTTTTCGCCACCCAAAGCTTCCAGAAAGGGCAGTATGTAGTGGAGTATCACGGCGACCTGTTGCTGAAAACCGATGCCAAAAAACGGGAGGCTGTATACGCACAAGACGCTGCTACAGGCTGCTACATGTATTACTTCCAGTATCTCAGCAAAACATACTG TGTGGATGCCACGAAGGAAACCGACCGTTTGGGAAGACTCCTCAATCACAGTAAGAATGGCAACTGTCAGACCAAACTCCATGACATCAATGGAATACCTCACCTGATCCTCGTGGCCTCTCGAGATatagaggagggagaggagctGCTGTACGACTACGGAGACCGAAGTAAAGCCTCTATAGCCGCTCACCCTTGGCTCAAACACTGA